From the genome of Desulfovibrio sp. JY:
GTTCTCCCCAAGCTCGTGGACAGCATCCAGCATCACATGCGGGGTACGGATTTCGGCATCGGCATGGACCCCGATGACGGACTGCTGCGCCAGGGCGCGCCTGGCTACCAACTGACCTGGATGGACGCCAAGGTGGAGGATTGGGTGGTGACGCCACGACGCGGCAAGGCCGTGGAAATAAACGCCCTGTGGTACAACGCCCTGCGTTTGCTCGAGCAATGGCTCCTCGAAACAGGCGATGCCGCCGCCGCGGGCCCCATCGGCCGCACCGCCGACCGGGTCCGGTCCTCCTTCAACGAACGCTTCTGGTATGAGGCGGGAGGCTACCTCTACGACGTGGTCGATGCCGAAAGCGGCGGCAACGACGAGGCCTGCCGCCCCAACCAGATCCTGGCCATTTCCCTGGATCATCCCGTCCTTGACCAGACCCGCTGGCCCTGCGTCATGGAGGTGGCGACCAAACGGCTCCTGACCCCGGTGGGCCTGCGTTCCCTGGCCCCCGGCCATCCGGACTACAAGGCCCGCTACGACGGCGATCTGCGTTCCAGGGACGCCGCCTACCACCAGGGCACGGTCTGGGCCTGGCTCATCGGCCCCTACGTGGATGCCTGGCTCAAGCTCCATCCGGACCGGCCGGCCGAGGCCAGGCAGTTTCTGACCGGCCTCGTGGCCCATATCGAGGAGGCCTGCATCGGATCGATAAGCGAAGTTTTCGATGCCGAGCCGCCCTATCTGCCGCGCGGGTGTATTGCCCAGGCCTGGAGCGTGGCCGAGGTGCTGCGCTGCTGGGTCAAGACGGCGAGCGCGGGCGAAGACTCGAAACATCAAACACGCCCGGCCCCTCAGGGCAATGCCACGATCCTACAAAACAAGGCAGGACGGTATGCATAGCACCGCAAGCCATTCCCGACACAACAGGCGATGTCCCGCAACGCTGCTTTTCCAGGGAATCGCGACCGTGCTTTTGTTGTTGGGCACGGCGTATCCGGCCTTCTCGGCCAAGGCGGCGAAAAACCAATTCTCGCTTGCAAACGTGGAGCAGGCGGCCAAGGCTCTGGCGGCCGTTCCCTACCTGCCGCCGCCGCCCATTCCCGAGGCGCTCAAAAAGCTTGATTACGATACCTGGCGCAAAATCCGCTTCAAGCCGGGCAGCGCCTTGTGGAGAAAGACGAAATCGCCCTTTACGCTGCAATTTTTCCACCCGGGCTTTCTCTATGACCGCACGGTCAAACTCAACAGCATCGATGCAGGCAAGGTCGAACCCGTGGTCGTGACCAAGGAAATGTTCGACTACAGCCAGGTCCAGGAACTCAAGGCCCAGCTCCCGACGGAAATCGGGGCCGCCGGCTTCCGGGTCCATGCCGTCATCAACACCACCGCCTACCTGGACGAATTCGTCGTATTCCTCGGCGCTTCCTATTTTCGGGCCGTGGCCAAGGGGCAGGCGTACGGGCTTTCGGCCCGGGGGGTGGCTGTCAACACCGCCGAACAGGAAGGCGAGGAATTCCCTTGGTTCCGCGAATTCTGGATCGAAAGGCCGGCCAAGGGCCAAAAAAAACTGACCATCTATGCGCTGCTGGACAGCCCAAGCCTGGCCGGAGCCTACGCGTTCACCATTATCCCGGGCCGCGAGACCGTCATGGACGTGACCTCGCGCCTGTATTTGCGAACCCCCATCAAAACCCTGGGGATCGCCCCCCTGACCAGCATGTTTTTGTACGGCGAGAATTCGCCACCGAGCGGGCGCATGGATTGGCGTCCCGAGGTGCATGATTCCGACGGCCTGCTGGTCCATTTCCAGACCGGGGAATGGCTGTGGCGCCCGGCCCAGAATCCCCTCACCCTGCTTACCAGCAGTTTCGAGGCGGACAACGTCAGAGGCTTTGGCCTGCTCAATCGGGACACGGACTTCGACAACTACCAGGACATCGAGGCGCGCTACGAGAAACGGCCGAGCCTTTGGATCGAGCCGCGGGGAGACTGGGGCCCGGGCAAGGTGGAGATGGTGCTCATTCCCTCGGATCAGGAGATTCACGACAATGTCGTGGCCTTTTTCAGTCCCCGGGAACAGGCCGCGCCTGGCAAGCCGATGCGCTTCGACTACCGCATGCGCTGGCTGACGGCTCCGGGCGGGCTGCCGCCCGGCGTCATGACCATCGCGACACGAACGTCCCAGCCCGACAAGAACAGCCGGTTTTTCGTCGTGGATTTCCTGGGAGACAAGAGCAAGCCCTTCAAGAAGGATGCGAAAGCCGAGGCCGTGGTCAGCGTCGGCCCGGGGGGAAAGCTGCTCGAGCAGCAATGCTTGCGCAATCCGGCCACCGGCGGCTTTCGCCTGACCTTCAAGATCGGCCTGGATGGCGGCACGACCCTGCAGAACATGCTGCCGGAAAAACGCGGTCCCATCGAGC
Proteins encoded in this window:
- a CDS encoding glucan biosynthesis protein G, whose amino-acid sequence is MHSTASHSRHNRRCPATLLFQGIATVLLLLGTAYPAFSAKAAKNQFSLANVEQAAKALAAVPYLPPPPIPEALKKLDYDTWRKIRFKPGSALWRKTKSPFTLQFFHPGFLYDRTVKLNSIDAGKVEPVVVTKEMFDYSQVQELKAQLPTEIGAAGFRVHAVINTTAYLDEFVVFLGASYFRAVAKGQAYGLSARGVAVNTAEQEGEEFPWFREFWIERPAKGQKKLTIYALLDSPSLAGAYAFTIIPGRETVMDVTSRLYLRTPIKTLGIAPLTSMFLYGENSPPSGRMDWRPEVHDSDGLLVHFQTGEWLWRPAQNPLTLLTSSFEADNVRGFGLLNRDTDFDNYQDIEARYEKRPSLWIEPRGDWGPGKVEMVLIPSDQEIHDNVVAFFSPREQAAPGKPMRFDYRMRWLTAPGGLPPGVMTIATRTSQPDKNSRFFVVDFLGDKSKPFKKDAKAEAVVSVGPGGKLLEQQCLRNPATGGFRLTFKIGLDGGTTLQNMLPEKRGPIELRAFLKFDDKSVSETWSYAVTPGNS